The Gemmatimonas phototrophica region CCAACGGAATGATACGCGCCCGTCCCGCGGCCAGTCCGGCCGTGACGTTCCGCGTATCCACTACGAGGGTAGCGTGATCCACGACCCGCTGGTAGTCCACCGCCTTGTGATCGGTGATGACCACGACCGCGTCAGCCCAGCGCAACATCTCATCGCTGAGCTCCACCCCCTTCCGGACATGCCCGTCCTCGCGGAACTCGTGCACGAACGGATCGTGGAACTCTACGTGGGCTCCACGCTCTTCCAGCAGCCGAATCACGTCGAGGGCCGGGCTTTCCCGCACATCATCAATATCGCGCTTGTAGGCCACGCCAAGGACCAGGAGACGGCTCCCGCGTACGGCCTTCCGCACCTCGTTGAGCGCATCTGCCACCTTCTGGACCACCCACTCCGGCATGTGCGAATTGATCTCGCTGGCGAGGTCGATGAAGCGCGTCTTGTAGTTCAGCGTGCGCATCTTCCAGGCGAGATAGTGGGGGTCGAGCGGAATGCAGTGCCCGCCAATGCCGGGGCCCGGGGTGAACTTCATGAACCCGAAGGGCTTGGTGGCAGCGGCGTCGATGACTTCCCAGACGTTCACCCCCAGTTTGTCACACACAATCGCGATTTCGTTCACCAGCCCGATATTCACGGCCCGGAAGGTGTTTTCCAGCAGCTTCACCAGCTCCGCCGCTTCCGGCGAGCTGACCGGCACCACGGTGTCGATGCAGCTCTGGTATAGCGCCGTGGCCACCTCCACACAGGCCGGCGTAATGCCGCCCACCACCTTGGGAGTGTTCTTGGTGTGGTAGACCGGGTTGCCCGGGTCGACCCGCTCGGGGCTGAACGCCACGAAGATGTCGCGCCCCACCGTGAGCCCCTGGGCTTCCAGGCGGGGCTGCAGCAGTTCCCGCGTGGTGCCCGGGTACGTGGTGCTCTCCAGCACCACGCACAGCCCCGGATGGGCCTGCCGCGCGATCGCGTCCGCCGCGCTCAGCACAAAGGCCATGTCCGGGTCCCGCGTCTTGGAGAGCGGCGTGGGCACCGCAATGGAGATGGCCTCGCACTCCCGCAGCCGATCTTCCTGCGTCGTGGCCACAAACCGCCCCTGCGCCACCGCCGCCTGCACCGTGTCGCCGGCAATATCCTGAATGTGCGACTGCCCGGCCATGAGCAGGTCCACCACCCGCTGACTCACGTCGTAGCCAATGACCGTAAAGCCCGCCTGCACGAATTCCATGGCCAGCGGGAGGCCCACGTAGCCGAGGCCGATCACCCCGATGACGGCGGAGCGATCCGAGATCCGGGTGAGCAGCTGGTCCTTCATGGATACTGTGTCAGTCATTTCAGTGGACTCTTAACGGCCGAAGAAGCCTCGCACAGCAGCGATGACCTCGTCCAGCTGTGCGGTGGTGAGTTCGGGGAACACCGGGAGCGACAGGACTTCCCGCGCCGCGCGCTCGGCTTCCGGACACTGCCCCTCGTTATAGCCGAGATAGGCAAAGCACGGCTGCAGATGCAGCGGTAAGGGATAGTACACGTTGGACCCAATTCCCTGTTCTTTAAGGTGAGCCTGTAGCGCGTCCCGCTGACCCACACGAATGGTGTACTGGTTGTAGATCGAGGTGTTGGCCGGATCGACGAATGGCGTTCCCACTTCGGGGACATCCGCGAAGGCCGCGTCGTAATAGGACGCATTACGGCGACGGGCGGCACTCCACGACTCCAGATGGGGCAGCTTGGCGCGCAGTACGGCGGCCTGCAGGGCATCAAGGCGGCTGTTGTATCCAACGATTTCGTGGTAGTACGTGCGACGGCTTCCATGGGTCCGCAGCTTCATGAGCGCCTCAAAGAGCCCCTCATCCTGCGTGACCATCATGCCGCCGTCGCCATACCCGCCCAGATTCTTCGAGGGGAAGAAGCTGAAGGTGCCAATGGCGGCGGCCTCCCCGGCCATGACCTTCCGCCCATCAACCATTCGGCTGGCCCCGATGGACTGGGCCGCGTCCTCGATAACGGGGAGCCCCTTGGCGGCGGCCTTCACCTGCTCAATGGCCGCCATTTGCCCGAACAAATCGACCGCAATGACCGCCTTCGTCCGGGCCGTGATGGCCGGCGTGACATTGGCGGGCTCGATGTTGTAGGTGCGCGGATCGATATCCACGAACACCGGACGGGCGCCCGCGTTATGAATGGCGCCTCCGGTAGCGAAAAAGGTGAACGGTGTGGTGATCACCTCATCGCCCTGACCGACCCCCAATGCCCGCAAGGCCAGCAGGATGGCGTCCGTACCGTTGGCGCAGCCGATGGCGAACTTGACCTGGGACAGTCCGGCCACGCTGCACTCCAGCTGCCCAACCGGATCGCCCAGGATGAAGGCCTGCTGATCGACGACCGCCATGAGTGCGGCGACGACGTCGTCGCGGATGGTCGCGTGCTGGGCTTTGAGATCGAGAAGTGGTACGGCCATGGGAACCCTGCCAATCAGATGTTCACGCGCAGCGGCAGGGGCACATCGCGCCCTGTCTTCGCTGACTCGTAGATGCCGAGAATGAGCTCGAGCGATTTGCGACCGGCTCGACCGTCCGTATCCGGCGTGGCGCGACCGCGCAGCACCGCCACCACGTTTCGATAGTAGCCTTCGTGTCCGAATCCATACACACTGGGCGGGTTCGTGTTCGACTGTTCGACCAACTTGTCATCGTCGTCGTAGTCGGCGAACTGCCAGTGTTCCACCTTGTTGACCGCCGTGCCCCCGATCTTCACGGTGCCTTTCTCTCCAAGAATCGTGATCGAGCCTTCAAGATTCTTGGGGAAGGTGAGCATCGTGACTTCAATGGTCCCGATGGCGCCCGACCGGAACTTGAGTACCGCCACGCCGGAGTCCTCGGCCTCAATGCGACGGGCCAGCGTTGCGGTTTTGGCCATGACGCTCTCCACGGGGCCCACGAGCCACTGCACGAGGTCGACGTAATGGGAGGCCTGATTCATGAACGCGCCCCCGTCAAACTCCCAGGTGCCACGCCACGGCGCCTGATCGTAATACTCCTGCGGCCGCGTCCAGCGCACCGTGCAGTTGGCCATGTAGATGCGCCCGAACCGCCCGTTATCAATCGCGCGCTTGAGCAGCACGATGGGCGGATTGAGACGGTTCTGCTTGACGACGAAAAGATGCACGTGATGGTCATCGCACGCCTGCACCAGCGCATCGGCGGCGGCCAGCGAAATGGCCATGGGCTTCTCGCTGATGACATGACGTCCCGCCTTCGCCGCCGTGATGCCATGCTGCGGATGCAGCCCACTGGGCGTGGCCACCACAACCGCATCGCTCGGCACATCGGCGAGCATCTTCTCGTAGCTGGTAAACCATGGCACACCGGCCGCGCTGCCCGCCTGCTCCGCCCGCTCGGCCACGATATCGCACACCGAGACCAATTGCAGCTCGGGGATACGCGCGATCGCATCAAAGTGATTCTTGCTGATGCGGCCACAGCCCACCAGCGCCACTCGAATGGGCCGCCCTTCCGGAATGTGCTGTCCTGTCACGCGTTCTCCTCGACACGCGTCACCACGTCGCCACGGCGCTCATAGAGCGCGCCGGACCCGGTGCAGCGCAATTGTTCAGACGAAGTGGAATCCGCAGCAGGCGCCACCACTTCGAGGCGAAAGCCGGCTTCAGACATCCAGCCAATACGTTTCGCGGGGACACCTGCGACCAGCGCGTAATCGGGCACATCACGATTGACGACGGCCCCCGCGGCGATGAACGCGTACCGCCCCACCGTGCTGCCGCAGACGATGGTGGCGTTGGCGCCGATGCTGGCCCCGCGCTTCACGAGCGTACGCCGGTATTCGTTCTTTCGGGAAACCGCACTGCGTGGATTGTAGACGTTGGTAAAGACCATGGACGGGCCGCAGAACACATCGTCTTCCAACTCCACCCCTTCGTACAACGACACATTGTTTTGGATCTTGGCATTGTCGCCAACGGTCACGCCATTCATGACCACCACGTTCTGGCCAAGAGAACAGCGTGCGCCAATGCGGGCCCCACCGTTCACATGGCAGAAATGCCAGATCCGGGAGCCGTCACCAATGACGGCTCCATCGTCCACGTACGCGGATTCGTGGACCAGGGCACCCGCACCAAGCGTAACCCCTGGCCCAACGTGTCCTTCGCCCGCCTGGGCAATCATCCCCGGAATAGCTGCCGCGCTCACGCGACCACGGCCGCCTTGGCGGCCTGCGAAATCCGGAGAAGTTCATGCCACTCCTGTAGCGAACGAACGCCGGGCTCCCGAGTGCGGCGCGCCGCAATGGCCTCGACGGCCGCACTGGCCGCCGTCAGTGTGGTGGTATACGGCACGCGATTGGAGATGGCCGCCTGACGCAGCCGTTCATCATCAACCTGGGCGTGCTTCCCCAATGGCGTATTCACGAGCAACTGAATTTCGCCGTTGAGAATCATGTCCACGCCGTGCGGCCGTCCCTCGTGCACCTTCAGGACGGACGTGACCGGCACGCCGTGCTCCCGGAAAAAGGCCGCAGTGCCACTGGTGGCAAACACACTGAAGCCGAACTCATGGAAGCGGGCCGCCAATTTGGCCGCGGTCGGCTTGTCGCCATCGTTGACCGTGAAGAACACCGCGCCATCGTGTGGCAGCGCATTGTCCGCCGCGATCTGCGACTTGAGAAAGGCCATCCCGAAGTCCTCGTCGATCCCCATGACTTCACCGGTTGACCGCATCTCGGGGCTGAGCACCGGATCAAACTCGCGGAACTTGTTGAAGGGGAAGACGGCTTCCTTCACACTCGTATATGGCGGAATGATCTCTTCCGTAAATCCAATCTCCGCGAGGGTCTCCCCCAGCATCAGCCGCGCCGCGACGGACGGCAAGGAAACACCGATGGCCTTGGATACAAACGGTGCCGTACGTGAGGCGCGCGGATTGACCTCAATGACGTAGACGGTACCGTCCTTGTACGCGTACTGCACATTGATCAGGCCCACCACGCCCAACTTGCGGGCGAAGGCCACCGTATGCGCCTTCATCTGATCGACAGCCGCGGGCGGGATGAGATACGGCGGGAGAATGCACGCCGAGTCGCCGGAGTGAATACCGGCACTTTCGATGTGCTCCATGACGGCACCGATCACGACGTTGGTCCCGTCAGACAGGGCGTCCACGTCGGCTTCGAACGCGTCTTCGAGGAATCGATCCACGAGCACGGGTCGATCTTCCGACACGCGTGCGGCACGCTCGAAGTAGTCGCGTAACGAGGTTTCATCATGCACGATTTCCATGGCGCGACCACCCAACACGTACGAGGGGCGCACCAGTACCGGGAAACCGATGTTCTTGGCGATGGCAACGGCCTCATCGACGCTGGTCGCCGTCCCGTTCGCCGGCTGTTCAATACCCAACTCACGCGCGATGACTTCAAAGCGGCGACGATCCTCGGCCGCATCGATGGCATCTGGCGACGTCCCCAGGATGCGCACACCAGCCGCTTCCAGTGGCCGCGTAAGCTTGAGCGGCGTCTGACCGCCCAACTGCACGATGACCCCCTCCGGATTCTCGCGCTGCACAATCTCCAGTACGTCTTCGAGCGTGAGCGGCTCGAAGTACAACTTGTCGGAGATGTCAAAATCGGTGGAGACGGTTTCAGGGTTCGAGTTGACCATGATGGTCTCATAGCCCTGCGCGCGCAGCGCCAAGACGGCGCGCACACAGCAGTAGTCGAACTCGACACCTTGTCCGATACGATTGGGGCCGGAGCCGAGGATGACCACCTTCTTCTTGCCGGCGGTCTCCGCTTCGCTTTCCTCATCGTAGTTGCCGTAGAGATACGGCGTGCTCGACGGGAACTCGCCGGCGCAGGTATCGATCATCTTGTACGCCGGGCGCACGCCCAAGGCCCACCGCTGCGTTCGCGCTTCGGTTTCGGTCTGGCCACGTAGCGTGGCGAGTTGCCGGTCGGAGAAGCCCATACGCTTCATGCGGCGCATGGCCTCGGCATCGACCTCCGGCTGCGCCTGATACCACGATTCGGCGTCGATGAGTTCCTGCATCTGCGCGAGGAACCACGGATCCACGCCCGAAATTTCATACAGTTCGGCCGTGCTCATGCCAAGCAGCATGGCGCGCTTGAGCTGGAAGATGCGCTCGGGGGTTGGCCGCCGGAGTGCTCCGCGCAGTTCTTCCTTTGAGCCTTCCGTAAGGCGGTCATCAACGAGACGCTCGCCAACCGTCCACCCACTCCGCCCGGTCTCGAGCGCACGCAAAGCCTTCTGGAACGCCTCTTTGAACGTGCGTCCAATGGCCATGGACTCGCCCACAGACTTCATCTGCGTGGTGAGCCCCGGATCGCTGGAGACGAACTTCTCGAAGGCAAACCGTGGGCACTTCACGATGACGTAGTCGAGCACCGGTTCGAAGCTGGCCGGTGTGGTCTTCGTAATGTCGTTGGGGACTTCGTCGAGCGTATACCCAACCGCCAGCTTGGCGCCGATACGCGCGATGGGGAAGCCGGTGGCCTTGGAGGCCAGGGCCGACGACCGTGAGACGCGCGGATTCATCTCGATGACAATGAGTTCGCCATCCCTCGGATTCACGGCGAACTGCACGTTGCACCCGCCGGCGTCCACGCCGATCTCGCGAATGATTGCGACCGCGGCATCGCGCATCACCTGATACTCGCGATCGGTCAGCGTCATGGCCGGCGCGACCGTGATGGAGTCGCCCGTGTGGACACCCATCGGATCGAGATTCTCAATGGAGCAGACGATCACGACGTTGTCCGCGCAATCGCGCATGACCTCGAGTTCGAACTCCTTCCAACCGAGCAGCGACCGTTCGATGAGCACGGAGTGCACCGGAGAAAGATCGAGCCCACGGCGCACCATGGTATCGAATTCCTCACGATTATACGCAATGCCGCCACCGGTGCCGCCGAGCGTGAAGGACGGGCGGATGATGGCGGGAAAGCCCGTATGCTCCACCGCGGCCATGGCTTCATCGATGGACGTGACCGTGGTCCCCGTGGGGCACTTCAGGCCGATCTTCTCCATCGCCTCGGCAAACAACTTCCGATCTTCCGCCACGCGGATGGCGCGAGCGTTGGCGCCGATGAGCTGACAGCCGTACTTGTCGAGCACACCGCTGTCGTAGAGCGCGAGCGCCACGTTAAGCGCGGTTTGCCCACCCATGGTCGGCAGGACCGCGTCAGGACGTTCCTTGGCGATCACCTTTTCGACGAACTCCGCAGTGACCGGCTCCACATAAGTCCGATCGGCGAACTCCGGATCGGTCATGATGGTCGCCGGATTGGAGTTCACCAGGATGACTTCATAGCCTTCCTCGCGCAGGGCCTTGGTGGCCTGCGTCCCGGAATAATCAAACTCGGCAGCCTGCCCGATCACGATCGGCCCGGAGCCGATCACGAGAATCCGGTGCAGGTCAGAACGTCGCGGCATGGATAAGGTCTTCGATGATGTCGTCGAGTGATCGCTGCGCTCGCCACGCGGTGGCGTGCTGCAGCTTTCGCGGATCCCCGATCAAGACGGGGACGTCTACTGGTCGCACCAGCGTTGGATCCTCGGTAGGCACGGCGCGCGATCCTGTGCGGGCCAGCACCTTCTCGAGAATCTGCTGCACCGACCATCCGGTGCCACTGGCCACGTTGTACGCCTCGCCGGGCATACCCCGCTGACAGAGGGAAATATACCCAGCCACGACGTCACTGACATGCAGGAAATCGCGAACGGGCGAACGATTGCCCACCGGCATGGGCGTACCGGCGGGGGCGGTCGCCAATGCCCGCGCCCGCTGCACCAGCGCAGGGAGGAGAAAGCGGGGTGGCTGCCCTGCGCCGCTGTGATTGAAGCTGCGCGCCACAATCACGCGCAGCCCTGAGGCACGCCACGCCTGCAGCGCGAGGACCTCCTGCGCGGCCTTGGTGGCGGCGTAGACGGTTCGCGGGACCTGTATGGCCTGTTCGGCCAACGGCATGACGTGCGAGGCATCGCGCCCGTACTGCTCCGCGCTCCCCACGATCAACACGGTGGGATCACCACCGTGGCGCTCCAGCTCGAAGAGGAGACGCGCCGTGGCAGTCACGTTCACGTCCCAAGCGAGCGCCGGGTTGGCAGCGGCCGTCGGCAGGTGGGAGATGGCGGCAAGATGAATGACGGTATCGGGACGTGCCGTGGCCACTACTCGGGACACGTACGTCTCGTCACGCAGATCCCCCAGCAGCCAGGTCACCCCCTGTGGGACGGCAGGCACCCCAGGGATGGGGGCGGCCGTCACCGGATCGGTGGCCAAGGCGAACAGCGCGGACGCGTTGGCGGTCAGGGCGGGCAGCAGCCACTGACCGACAAAACCAGCCGCACCGGTGACGAGCACGCGCCCCAGCGGGCGCCCGTCTGGCGGTATCACCGCGCCGTGCGATATCGGGCGAGATCCGCCTCCACCATCATCTCCACGAGCTGCCGGAAATTGACCGTGGGCGTCCACCCGAGTTGCTCACGCGCCTTGGATGGGTCCGCGACCAGCAGATCGACCTCCGCCGGGCGGAAGAACTTTTCGTCCTGCACGACGTGATTGCGGTAGTCGAGGCCGACCGCACCGAATGCCAGTTCGCAAAACTCGCGCACGGAGTAGGTCTCACCGGTGCCAATGACATAATCGTCGGGCTCATCTTGCTGCAGCATGCGCCACATGGCATCGACGTAGTCGCCGGCAAACCCCCAATCGCGGCGCGCATCGAGATTCCCGAGACGCAATTCGTGCTGGAGACCGAGCTTGATGCGGGCCACGGCGTCCGAAATCTTGCGGGTGACAAACTCCAGCCCGCGGCGCGGCGACTCATGGTTGAACAGAATACCGCTGGCCGCATAGAGCCCGAAGCTTTCGCGGTAGTTCACGGTAATCCAATGGCCGTACACCTTGGCGACGCCGTAGGGCGAACGCGGATAGAACGGCGTGCTTTCGCGTTGCGGGGTTTCCACGACCTTGCCGAACTGCTCACTGGAACTCGCCTGATAGAACCGCGCTTTGGGCGCGGCCTTACGCAAGGCTTCGAGCATGCGCGTGACGCCAAGGGCGGTGAACTCACCGGTGAGCACGGGCTGGTTCCACGAGGTCTGGACGAAACTCTGGGCCGCCAGATTGTAGATCTCATCTGGCGCGGCGGCCTGCACTACGTCGGTGAGCGAGGTCTGGTCGAGCAGGTCGGCGGAGACCAGTTCCACGCGATCGACGAGATGGGCGATGCGCTCATACGGCGTCGTGGAGGAACGGCGAACGACGCCGACGACCCGATAGCCCTTGGTGAGCAGCAGTTCCGCGAGGTACGAGCCATCCTGGCCGGTAATGCCGGTAACGAGCGCAGTTTTTGTCACAGACGGATCAGATCGGGGTGGAGAGCGAACGTGTCGGTCGTGCGCAGCGCACGGGGTAACCAGGAACTCCGTGAAGTCGCTGATGGATACACAACGCGGGGAGACTCGCTGTTCGGCGAGCTCCCCGCGTGACGTGCTGTAGCAGGATCCTTACGCGACGGCGACCTGGCCGCGCGGCGCACGCTGCACCTTGCCGGCGGCAAGGCAACGCGTGCAGACCTTCACCTTGATGACCTTGCCCGCTTCGAGCGTGCGGACGACCTGAAGGTTGGGCTTCCAGGTACGACGGGTCTTGTTGTTCGCGTGCGAGACGTTGTTGCCGAAGGCAACACCCTTGTCGCAGTGATAGCAGCGATTGCGATTGATAGCCATGGGTGTGTGCCTCAGCCGGTGATGAGTTCGATACGCGCCATTTCAGCGCCGTCACCCTTGCGGTGGCCGGTCTTGAGAATGCGCGTGTACCCACCGGGCCGCGTGGCGAACGCGGGGCCAAGCTCCTGGAAGAGCTTGTCCGCGGCCTCACGCTTGTGCACGTGCTTGCCGGCGAGCCGGCGCGCGTGGAGCGTGCCCGTGCGAGCCTTGGTGATCAGCTTCTCGACGAACGGGCGGAGCTCCTTGGCCTTGGCCTCGGTCGTCTCGATCGCGCCCTGCTCAATGAGCGAGGTCGCGAGGTTGCGGAGCAGCGCCAGACGCTGCTCACTGGTCCGCCGGAGCTGGCGGTTGGCCTTACGATGGCGCATGGGAGTTCAGTCCTCGTCTTCGTCGTCGTCGGGCGCATTTTCGGCAGCGCGGCTGGGCGGGGTGCCCATATCGAGGAT contains the following coding sequences:
- the carB gene encoding carbamoyl-phosphate synthase large subunit, with amino-acid sequence MPRRSDLHRILVIGSGPIVIGQAAEFDYSGTQATKALREEGYEVILVNSNPATIMTDPEFADRTYVEPVTAEFVEKVIAKERPDAVLPTMGGQTALNVALALYDSGVLDKYGCQLIGANARAIRVAEDRKLFAEAMEKIGLKCPTGTTVTSIDEAMAAVEHTGFPAIIRPSFTLGGTGGGIAYNREEFDTMVRRGLDLSPVHSVLIERSLLGWKEFELEVMRDCADNVVIVCSIENLDPMGVHTGDSITVAPAMTLTDREYQVMRDAAVAIIREIGVDAGGCNVQFAVNPRDGELIVIEMNPRVSRSSALASKATGFPIARIGAKLAVGYTLDEVPNDITKTTPASFEPVLDYVIVKCPRFAFEKFVSSDPGLTTQMKSVGESMAIGRTFKEAFQKALRALETGRSGWTVGERLVDDRLTEGSKEELRGALRRPTPERIFQLKRAMLLGMSTAELYEISGVDPWFLAQMQELIDAESWYQAQPEVDAEAMRRMKRMGFSDRQLATLRGQTETEARTQRWALGVRPAYKMIDTCAGEFPSSTPYLYGNYDEESEAETAGKKKVVILGSGPNRIGQGVEFDYCCVRAVLALRAQGYETIMVNSNPETVSTDFDISDKLYFEPLTLEDVLEIVQRENPEGVIVQLGGQTPLKLTRPLEAAGVRILGTSPDAIDAAEDRRRFEVIARELGIEQPANGTATSVDEAVAIAKNIGFPVLVRPSYVLGGRAMEIVHDETSLRDYFERAARVSEDRPVLVDRFLEDAFEADVDALSDGTNVVIGAVMEHIESAGIHSGDSACILPPYLIPPAAVDQMKAHTVAFARKLGVVGLINVQYAYKDGTVYVIEVNPRASRTAPFVSKAIGVSLPSVAARLMLGETLAEIGFTEEIIPPYTSVKEAVFPFNKFREFDPVLSPEMRSTGEVMGIDEDFGMAFLKSQIAADNALPHDGAVFFTVNDGDKPTAAKLAARFHEFGFSVFATSGTAAFFREHGVPVTSVLKVHEGRPHGVDMILNGEIQLLVNTPLGKHAQVDDERLRQAAISNRVPYTTTLTAASAAVEAIAARRTREPGVRSLQEWHELLRISQAAKAAVVA
- a CDS encoding DapH/DapD/GlmU-related protein, coding for MIAQAGEGHVGPGVTLGAGALVHESAYVDDGAVIGDGSRIWHFCHVNGGARIGARCSLGQNVVVMNGVTVGDNAKIQNNVSLYEGVELEDDVFCGPSMVFTNVYNPRSAVSRKNEYRRTLVKRGASIGANATIVCGSTVGRYAFIAAGAVVNRDVPDYALVAGVPAKRIGWMSEAGFRLEVVAPAADSTSSEQLRCTGSGALYERRGDVVTRVEENA
- a CDS encoding GDP-mannose 4,6-dehydratase, encoding MIPPDGRPLGRVLVTGAAGFVGQWLLPALTANASALFALATDPVTAAPIPGVPAVPQGVTWLLGDLRDETYVSRVVATARPDTVIHLAAISHLPTAAANPALAWDVNVTATARLLFELERHGGDPTVLIVGSAEQYGRDASHVMPLAEQAIQVPRTVYAATKAAQEVLALQAWRASGLRVIVARSFNHSGAGQPPRFLLPALVQRARALATAPAGTPMPVGNRSPVRDFLHVSDVVAGYISLCQRGMPGEAYNVASGTGWSVQQILEKVLARTGSRAVPTEDPTLVRPVDVPVLIGDPRKLQHATAWRAQRSLDDIIEDLIHAATF
- the gmd gene encoding GDP-mannose 4,6-dehydratase, whose translation is MTKTALVTGITGQDGSYLAELLLTKGYRVVGVVRRSSTTPYERIAHLVDRVELVSADLLDQTSLTDVVQAAAPDEIYNLAAQSFVQTSWNQPVLTGEFTALGVTRMLEALRKAAPKARFYQASSSEQFGKVVETPQRESTPFYPRSPYGVAKVYGHWITVNYRESFGLYAASGILFNHESPRRGLEFVTRKISDAVARIKLGLQHELRLGNLDARRDWGFAGDYVDAMWRMLQQDEPDDYVIGTGETYSVREFCELAFGAVGLDYRNHVVQDEKFFRPAEVDLLVADPSKAREQLGWTPTVNFRQLVEMMVEADLARYRTAR
- the rpmB gene encoding 50S ribosomal protein L28, with amino-acid sequence MAINRNRCYHCDKGVAFGNNVSHANNKTRRTWKPNLQVVRTLEAGKVIKVKVCTRCLAAGKVQRAPRGQVAVA
- a CDS encoding Gfo/Idh/MocA family protein, which codes for MTGQHIPEGRPIRVALVGCGRISKNHFDAIARIPELQLVSVCDIVAERAEQAGSAAGVPWFTSYEKMLADVPSDAVVVATPSGLHPQHGITAAKAGRHVISEKPMAISLAAADALVQACDDHHVHLFVVKQNRLNPPIVLLKRAIDNGRFGRIYMANCTVRWTRPQEYYDQAPWRGTWEFDGGAFMNQASHYVDLVQWLVGPVESVMAKTATLARRIEAEDSGVAVLKFRSGAIGTIEVTMLTFPKNLEGSITILGEKGTVKIGGTAVNKVEHWQFADYDDDDKLVEQSNTNPPSVYGFGHEGYYRNVVAVLRGRATPDTDGRAGRKSLELILGIYESAKTGRDVPLPLRVNI
- a CDS encoding nucleotide sugar dehydrogenase, which produces MTDTVSMKDQLLTRISDRSAVIGVIGLGYVGLPLAMEFVQAGFTVIGYDVSQRVVDLLMAGQSHIQDIAGDTVQAAVAQGRFVATTQEDRLRECEAISIAVPTPLSKTRDPDMAFVLSAADAIARQAHPGLCVVLESTTYPGTTRELLQPRLEAQGLTVGRDIFVAFSPERVDPGNPVYHTKNTPKVVGGITPACVEVATALYQSCIDTVVPVSSPEAAELVKLLENTFRAVNIGLVNEIAIVCDKLGVNVWEVIDAAATKPFGFMKFTPGPGIGGHCIPLDPHYLAWKMRTLNYKTRFIDLASEINSHMPEWVVQKVADALNEVRKAVRGSRLLVLGVAYKRDIDDVRESPALDVIRLLEERGAHVEFHDPFVHEFREDGHVRKGVELSDEMLRWADAVVVITDHKAVDYQRVVDHATLVVDTRNVTAGLAAGRARIIPLASGPASRAVS
- the rplQ gene encoding 50S ribosomal protein L17 gives rise to the protein MRHRKANRQLRRTSEQRLALLRNLATSLIEQGAIETTEAKAKELRPFVEKLITKARTGTLHARRLAGKHVHKREAADKLFQELGPAFATRPGGYTRILKTGHRKGDGAEMARIELITG
- a CDS encoding DegT/DnrJ/EryC1/StrS family aminotransferase → MAVPLLDLKAQHATIRDDVVAALMAVVDQQAFILGDPVGQLECSVAGLSQVKFAIGCANGTDAILLALRALGVGQGDEVITTPFTFFATGGAIHNAGARPVFVDIDPRTYNIEPANVTPAITARTKAVIAVDLFGQMAAIEQVKAAAKGLPVIEDAAQSIGASRMVDGRKVMAGEAAAIGTFSFFPSKNLGGYGDGGMMVTQDEGLFEALMKLRTHGSRRTYYHEIVGYNSRLDALQAAVLRAKLPHLESWSAARRRNASYYDAAFADVPEVGTPFVDPANTSIYNQYTIRVGQRDALQAHLKEQGIGSNVYYPLPLHLQPCFAYLGYNEGQCPEAERAAREVLSLPVFPELTTAQLDEVIAAVRGFFGR